A single window of Aythya fuligula isolate bAytFul2 chromosome Z, bAytFul2.pri, whole genome shotgun sequence DNA harbors:
- the SRP19 gene encoding signal recognition particle 19 kDa protein, which yields MAAAAASPSDKERFICIYPAYLNNKKTIAEGRRIPIDKAVENPTSTEIQDVCAAVGFNVLLEKNKMYPREWNRDVQYRGRVRIQLKQDDGNPCLPQFPTRKSVMLYAAETIPKLKTRTQKMGGSDQSLQQGEGGKKGKGKKKK from the exons atttatCTGCATTTATCCAGCATATTTAAACAACAAGAAGACAAtagcagaaggaagaaggatACCTATAGACAAA GCTGTTGAAAATCCCACGTCCACAGAAATCCAAGATGTGTGTGCAGCAGTTGGATTCAATGTGCTACTAGAG aaaaacaagatgtaTCCCAGAGAGTGGAACCGCGATGTGCAGTACAGGGGTAGAGTACGAATTCAGCTCAAACAAGATGATGGCAACCCGTGTTTACCTCAGTTCCCAACAC gTAAATCAGTCATGCTGTATGCCGCAGAAACCATTCctaaactgaaaacaagaacCCAGAAGATGGGAGGTAGCGATCAAAGTCTTCAGCAAGGAGAGGGAggcaagaaagggaaagggaagaaaaagaaatga